Proteins encoded within one genomic window of Polaribacter sp. NJDZ03:
- a CDS encoding dipeptidyl peptidase 3: MNIKQTIFSFSVAVLLASCTAEPKKETEKTAVEFNHFVEQFADIKVLRYKIPGFEELTLKEKELVYYLTQAGLSGRDIMWDQNYRYNLSIRKALENINQNYTGDKESENFKLFKTFLKRVWFSNGIHHHYSNDKLKPAFTKEYFTEDLLENSNIELSSEIIEILFNDADNKKVNKKSGVDNILSSAINFYGPDITDKDVVDFYKTAYKGSKEQPIEAGLNSKLVRENGKLVEKTWKSGGMYGAALDAVIGWLEKAKGVAENDKQAHTLELLIEYYKTGSLDVWDQYCVAWATSTEGNIDWINGFIEVYNDPKGYRGSYETVVQIKDFDMSRKMKVLSDNAQWFEDNAPLDPSHKKENVVGVSYKTVNVAGEAGDSSPSTPIGVNLPNNNWIREQHGSKSVSLGNIIGAYNSVGGTDRLKEFANDEEEVRLEEKYGQIADKLHTSLHEVIGHASGVINEGIGQPKETLQNYASTMEEGRADLVGLYYLMDAKLEEFGLTDNYKELGMAAYDGYIRNGLMTQLVRINLGDDIEEDHMVNRQWVSAWAFEQGKKDNVIEKVVRDGKTYFNITDYDKLREIFGRLLKEAQRIKSEGDFEAAKALVEGYGVKVDQQIHAEVLKRNEQFKSAPYSGFVNPVLVPDLDENGQILDVKVTQPEDFEEQMLFYSKNYNFLGTEN, from the coding sequence ATGAATATAAAACAGACGATTTTTAGTTTTTCAGTTGCTGTATTATTGGCTTCTTGTACTGCAGAACCCAAAAAAGAAACAGAAAAAACAGCAGTAGAATTTAACCATTTTGTAGAACAATTTGCAGATATTAAAGTATTGCGTTATAAAATACCAGGGTTTGAAGAGCTTACTTTAAAAGAAAAAGAACTTGTTTATTACTTAACACAAGCAGGTTTGTCTGGTAGAGATATTATGTGGGATCAAAACTATCGCTATAATTTAAGTATTAGAAAAGCTTTAGAAAATATCAACCAAAATTATACAGGAGATAAGGAAAGTGAAAACTTTAAGTTGTTTAAAACCTTTTTAAAAAGAGTTTGGTTTTCTAACGGTATTCATCATCATTATTCTAATGATAAATTAAAACCAGCTTTTACAAAAGAATATTTTACAGAAGATTTATTAGAAAATTCAAACATAGAATTGTCATCAGAAATAATTGAAATTTTATTTAATGATGCTGATAATAAAAAAGTAAATAAGAAATCTGGAGTTGACAATATTTTGTCATCAGCAATTAATTTTTATGGACCAGATATTACAGACAAAGATGTTGTTGATTTTTACAAAACAGCTTATAAAGGCTCTAAAGAGCAACCAATTGAAGCTGGTTTAAACTCTAAATTAGTAAGAGAAAATGGAAAATTGGTAGAAAAAACTTGGAAATCTGGCGGAATGTATGGTGCTGCATTAGATGCTGTTATTGGTTGGTTAGAAAAAGCAAAAGGAGTTGCAGAAAACGATAAACAAGCACATACTTTAGAGCTATTAATAGAATATTACAAAACAGGAAGTTTAGATGTTTGGGATCAGTATTGTGTTGCTTGGGCAACTTCTACCGAAGGAAATATAGATTGGATAAATGGTTTTATAGAAGTATATAACGATCCAAAAGGATATAGAGGTTCTTATGAAACGGTTGTTCAAATTAAAGATTTTGACATGTCTCGTAAAATGAAAGTTTTATCGGACAATGCGCAATGGTTTGAAGATAATGCTCCTTTAGATCCCTCTCACAAAAAAGAAAATGTAGTTGGGGTTTCTTATAAAACTGTAAATGTTGCAGGTGAAGCAGGAGATTCATCTCCAAGCACACCCATTGGTGTAAATTTACCAAATAACAATTGGATTCGTGAACAACATGGTTCTAAATCTGTTTCTTTAGGAAACATTATTGGAGCATATAATAGTGTAGGTGGAACAGATCGTTTAAAAGAATTTGCTAATGACGAGGAGGAAGTTCGTTTAGAAGAAAAATACGGTCAGATTGCAGATAAATTACATACTTCTTTACATGAAGTTATTGGGCATGCTTCTGGTGTAATTAATGAAGGTATAGGACAACCAAAAGAAACGCTTCAAAATTATGCTTCTACAATGGAAGAAGGTCGTGCAGATTTAGTTGGTTTATATTATTTAATGGATGCCAAATTAGAAGAATTTGGGTTGACAGATAATTACAAGGAGTTAGGGATGGCTGCCTATGATGGATATATTAGAAATGGTTTAATGACACAATTGGTGAGAATTAATTTAGGAGATGATATTGAAGAAGACCACATGGTAAACAGACAATGGGTTTCTGCTTGGGCTTTTGAGCAAGGTAAAAAAGACAATGTTATAGAGAAGGTTGTTAGAGATGGTAAAACGTACTTTAATATAACTGATTATGATAAATTAAGAGAAATATTTGGACGCTTATTAAAAGAGGCGCAACGTATAAAATCTGAAGGTGATTTTGAGGCTGCTAAAGCTTTAGTAGAAGGGTATGGTGTTAAAGTAGATCAACAAATTCATGCGGAGGTTTTAAAAAGAAACGAGCAGTTTAAATCGGCTCCTTATAGTGGTTTTGTAAACCCTGTTTTAGTTCCAGATTTAGATGAAAATGGACAGATTTTAGACGTGAAGGTAACGCAACCAGAAGATTTTGAGGAGCAAATGTTATTTTACTCTAAAAATTATAATTTTTTAGGAACTGAAAATTAA
- a CDS encoding type IX secretion system membrane protein PorP/SprF codes for MIQKSPQNNLRITDKTLFTCVLLILFFSTFNYAQQTPHYTQYMYNMQVINPAFVGSRADLSISLLARQQWVGVEGAPETKTFSINGRTAAGFGFGATVINDKLGLANSNNINLDVSYTLPISRYERLSFGLKGGITFFNNNYAGGVTPDNETYASTNGSYPNIGFGGLYYTEEFFIGLSIPNILKSSQFKTLENLDENFGISNQNYFLASGYIYEMSEELKFKPSTIIKYTPSLPVSVDLNANFIYKEKVEAGLSYRYKESMSAVFALVINKKYRVGYSYDVRLANYGSNLSSHEIIVTFDLDLKRNTRWLFHNRCYF; via the coding sequence ATGATACAAAAAAGCCCCCAAAACAATTTAAGAATCACAGATAAAACGCTTTTTACATGTGTCTTACTAATTCTTTTCTTTAGCACATTTAACTACGCACAACAGACACCACATTATACACAATACATGTATAATATGCAGGTAATAAACCCTGCGTTTGTAGGTTCTAGAGCAGATTTAAGCATCTCTTTATTAGCGCGTCAGCAATGGGTTGGTGTAGAAGGAGCTCCAGAAACTAAAACATTCTCCATAAACGGAAGAACAGCAGCCGGTTTTGGTTTTGGAGCAACAGTTATAAACGATAAATTAGGTTTAGCAAATAGTAATAATATAAATTTAGACGTCTCTTATACATTGCCTATATCTCGCTATGAAAGACTCTCTTTTGGATTAAAAGGTGGTATTACTTTTTTTAACAACAATTATGCAGGAGGCGTAACACCAGATAATGAAACCTATGCTTCTACAAATGGAAGTTACCCAAATATTGGTTTTGGAGGATTGTATTATACTGAAGAATTTTTTATAGGATTATCCATTCCTAATATATTAAAATCTAGTCAGTTTAAAACACTAGAAAATCTTGATGAAAACTTTGGAATAAGCAACCAAAACTACTTTTTAGCATCAGGATATATCTACGAAATGTCTGAAGAATTAAAATTTAAGCCTTCAACGATTATAAAATACACTCCTAGCTTACCCGTTTCTGTAGATCTAAACGCTAATTTTATTTATAAAGAAAAAGTTGAGGCAGGTTTATCTTATCGTTATAAAGAATCTATGAGTGCTGTGTTTGCTTTAGTTATCAATAAAAAATATAGAGTTGGTTATTCTTATGATGTTAGGTTGGCTAATTATGGAAGTAACTTAAGCTCTCATGAAATTATAGTTACTTTTGATTTAGATTTAAAAAGAAATACGCGCTGGTTGTTTCATAACCGTTGCTATTTTTAA
- a CDS encoding Ig-like domain-containing protein has protein sequence MIPPKNYTYKIFIFFLLFYQFTSAQTAPVAIDDNYTTTSNTQLRIETPGLLSNDTDIDDDDLEVTEFTLDSITYAAGDTANLTDGTITINANGSFLFTPTTNYNDITLAINYVISDGTYTASANLTLKVNNLYAPDPKNDNYTTETNATLNVDTPGILSNDTDKDKSFLSITEFKIDTVSYHAGEKASFTEGSITINEDGSFSFIPAANYNNKIPTIKYTVSDGTFTSTANLTVKIINLYPPDAKDDYDTANINTTLSVEAPGVLVNDSDQDNNALSIINFIVNGTTYNTDQKAIFAGGSISFKPDGSYTFIPTKNYTGNIPVIKYIISDGTFTNSANLYLTVEHITDLLEISSLSSCNQGYTVDGVYKIKYSLTLRNTSTARDYHAENLIKNINLTNDLNSIYGNGCVEQIEGVTVNTTDVHDFIDNPYPTEFNTDAVNNDFLNATSNSLFNKDAIDNFILYPRQSINIEFCVTVNPFCGGRPTPTPSGSGIDFNHVAEVTSTIGNHSKSLLLKDFHTTEAVVAGGLYVPEQKPKVNPDGTFDYTNRVILTNEGTATANNVNYNMGLGDFLSKGIVFRELKVTQVSGPNVTVNTSYNGGTNTKLLMPNNSLEPGETVILEIYYLTEPFSSTRVNNFDQLKFSQTQGGLDGLDESTSSNNKNFSFVNWSDGLGNHLDRYYPTNSSTAPVTSAMQCSCTSKDMVFLFTSANNNEKAISEVNKIPNGILEHDEITFQLTIKNNSNIVQLENLNLQDDLNKICSGNIVSVTTPFIENSTATADPILNPNYNGTSDINFFDGTSGILMRGETITVQFTVVFYEDCIGNNTSSFTATDPLNKIISSSGFVAVNATTDSDNDGISNAVDIDDDNDTILDVDEYNGLNPLDDHDGDFIPNYRDTHYGIDANTDGIVDIFDFDNDGVPNHLDLDSDNDGILDIVEAGNASTDRNRSGSTNNSVGTNGFDNTLENNDTINASIKYIVLNTDTTGYPNFIDIDADGDGIVDNIEGQTTANYKAPNGIVNILGIDTAYPKGITPTNTDRDAEPDYIDFNSDNDIRDDAIEAWDLDNDGIAETTPLNLDIDNDGLDDAYDNNTALVNPTNNQVPTDFPNNDDPDTSERDWREIIAIVVLIDNVSVIEGEDLEFTILLVKKTDQSKLIQSASPITILFSTKDGTETAEQYNIAIAPYDYKQVTSKALTIDPFTDTNTFTINSLDDKIDELDELFTLKGNITSNNTINTEISGVGTLLDDEDVPSITMNNSTTDEGDDLEHKVTLSHPSSRPIYIDIHTTDGTAISPEDYQSFYKSLTITETTDPNNANTESTFNIPTFIDNINEPDEFINVVGVVASAHIGAQDLTKTGIILDINPDPKVIIDNVTVIEGRTLTFTVSLVNPDSDESMQNSLPINFNLETVNETASDLEDYNAEFTTASIPAFETSTTQDVKTIDDTINEDTETMRLEVKIISTGVSNHSSTVFGTGTIKDNDYPNLFSPNGDGKSDLYKISGIEEYPNFRITILDRWGGQVFDYKNNGNANPLWWDGTNHGKPVTEGIYYYSLDYNDGVTKPKKSFIQLIR, from the coding sequence ATGATACCCCCTAAAAACTATACATATAAAATATTTATATTCTTTTTACTTTTCTATCAATTTACTTCTGCTCAAACAGCACCTGTAGCAATAGATGATAATTATACCACTACATCAAACACCCAATTAAGAATTGAAACTCCTGGTTTATTAAGTAACGATACGGATATAGATGACGACGATCTAGAGGTTACAGAATTTACATTAGATAGTATCACATATGCTGCAGGTGACACTGCCAACTTAACCGATGGAACCATTACTATAAATGCAAATGGTAGTTTTCTTTTTACTCCTACCACTAATTATAATGATATTACTCTTGCAATTAATTATGTAATTTCTGATGGCACGTATACTGCTTCTGCAAATTTGACTCTTAAAGTTAATAACCTATATGCGCCAGATCCTAAAAATGACAATTATACTACAGAAACAAACGCAACACTTAATGTTGATACGCCTGGTATATTAAGTAACGATACCGATAAAGACAAAAGCTTCTTATCCATTACAGAATTTAAAATAGATACTGTTAGTTATCATGCAGGTGAAAAAGCAAGTTTTACTGAAGGATCTATTACCATAAATGAAGATGGTAGTTTTTCTTTTATACCTGCCGCTAATTATAACAACAAAATTCCAACAATTAAGTATACCGTTTCAGACGGAACTTTTACAAGTACTGCTAACTTAACTGTAAAAATTATTAATTTATATCCGCCAGATGCTAAGGATGATTATGATACTGCAAATATAAATACTACTTTAAGTGTAGAAGCTCCTGGTGTACTCGTAAATGACAGTGACCAAGATAATAACGCATTATCAATTATCAATTTTATAGTAAACGGAACAACTTACAACACAGATCAAAAAGCAATTTTTGCAGGAGGAAGCATCTCTTTTAAACCAGATGGTAGCTATACTTTTATCCCTACTAAAAATTACACAGGGAATATTCCTGTAATTAAGTATATTATTTCTGACGGAACTTTTACAAATTCTGCGAATCTATATTTAACGGTAGAACACATAACCGACTTACTAGAAATAAGCTCTTTATCTAGCTGTAACCAAGGCTATACGGTAGACGGAGTCTATAAAATTAAATATAGCTTAACACTTAGAAACACAAGTACTGCAAGAGATTACCATGCAGAAAACCTTATAAAAAACATCAATTTAACAAATGATTTGAATAGCATTTACGGCAATGGATGTGTAGAACAAATAGAAGGCGTTACGGTGAATACAACTGATGTTCATGATTTTATAGACAACCCATACCCTACTGAATTTAATACAGATGCTGTAAATAATGATTTTTTAAATGCTACATCAAATTCTCTTTTTAACAAAGATGCTATAGATAATTTCATTTTATACCCAAGGCAATCTATAAACATTGAATTTTGTGTAACAGTAAATCCTTTTTGTGGTGGTAGACCTACCCCTACTCCTTCTGGTTCTGGAATCGATTTTAATCATGTAGCAGAGGTAACCTCTACAATAGGTAACCATTCTAAAAGTCTTTTACTTAAAGATTTTCATACTACAGAAGCTGTTGTAGCTGGAGGATTATATGTCCCAGAACAAAAGCCAAAAGTAAACCCAGACGGTACTTTTGATTATACCAATAGAGTTATCTTAACAAATGAAGGTACCGCTACAGCTAATAATGTTAATTACAACATGGGCTTAGGCGATTTCTTAAGCAAAGGTATTGTTTTTAGAGAGCTTAAAGTTACTCAGGTTTCGGGGCCTAATGTTACTGTTAACACTTCTTATAACGGAGGAACAAACACAAAATTACTAATGCCAAATAATTCTCTTGAACCTGGAGAAACTGTAATTTTAGAAATCTATTATTTAACAGAACCTTTCTCCTCTACTAGAGTTAACAATTTTGATCAATTAAAGTTTTCACAAACCCAAGGAGGTTTAGACGGACTCGATGAGTCAACCTCATCTAACAATAAAAATTTCTCTTTTGTTAATTGGTCTGATGGTTTAGGAAACCATTTAGATAGATATTACCCAACAAATTCATCTACAGCACCAGTAACATCTGCAATGCAATGCAGTTGCACTTCTAAGGATATGGTGTTTTTATTTACCTCTGCCAATAATAATGAGAAAGCAATTTCTGAGGTTAATAAAATTCCTAATGGTATTCTAGAACATGATGAAATTACGTTTCAACTTACCATAAAAAACAATAGTAACATTGTACAATTAGAAAACTTAAATCTACAAGACGATTTAAATAAAATTTGTTCTGGTAATATCGTTTCTGTTACAACTCCTTTTATAGAGAACTCAACAGCAACAGCAGACCCAATATTAAACCCTAATTACAACGGAACATCAGATATTAATTTTTTTGATGGTACTTCTGGTATATTAATGCGAGGAGAAACCATTACTGTTCAGTTTACAGTGGTTTTTTATGAAGACTGTATTGGTAATAACACTTCTAGTTTTACAGCAACAGATCCTTTAAATAAAATTATAAGCTCATCTGGTTTTGTAGCTGTTAATGCCACGACAGATTCCGATAATGATGGTATTTCTAACGCTGTTGATATTGATGATGATAATGACACCATACTAGATGTTGATGAATACAACGGATTAAATCCTTTAGATGACCATGACGGAGATTTTATACCTAATTATAGAGATACCCATTATGGTATTGATGCTAATACTGATGGTATTGTAGATATTTTTGATTTTGATAATGATGGGGTTCCTAATCACTTAGATTTAGATAGTGATAACGATGGTATTTTAGACATCGTAGAAGCCGGAAATGCATCTACAGATAGAAATCGCTCTGGTAGTACAAATAATAGTGTTGGTACAAACGGCTTTGACAACACACTAGAAAACAATGATACTATCAATGCCTCAATTAAATACATAGTACTTAATACAGATACAACTGGCTACCCTAACTTTATAGATATCGATGCAGATGGAGATGGAATAGTAGATAATATTGAAGGACAAACCACCGCTAACTATAAAGCACCAAACGGTATTGTTAATATTTTAGGTATAGATACTGCCTACCCAAAAGGAATTACTCCAACAAATACAGATCGTGATGCTGAACCAGATTATATCGATTTCAATTCTGATAATGACATTCGTGATGATGCTATTGAAGCTTGGGATTTAGATAATGATGGAATTGCAGAAACGACCCCACTAAATTTAGACATTGATAATGATGGTTTAGATGATGCTTATGACAATAATACTGCATTGGTAAACCCAACAAATAATCAAGTACCTACAGATTTCCCTAATAATGATGACCCTGATACATCAGAAAGAGACTGGAGAGAAATTATAGCGATTGTTGTACTTATTGATAATGTATCCGTAATTGAAGGAGAAGATTTAGAATTCACAATCTTGTTAGTTAAAAAGACAGATCAATCAAAATTAATTCAAAGTGCATCACCAATTACAATTCTTTTTTCAACAAAAGACGGTACAGAAACTGCAGAGCAATACAATATAGCAATTGCGCCTTATGATTATAAACAAGTAACTTCTAAAGCCTTAACAATAGACCCTTTTACAGATACAAATACGTTTACGATAAATTCTTTAGATGACAAGATTGATGAGCTAGATGAATTATTTACTTTAAAAGGTAACATAACTTCTAACAACACAATTAACACAGAAATAAGTGGGGTTGGTACTCTTTTAGATGATGAAGATGTACCATCTATTACCATGAATAACTCTACAACTGATGAAGGTGATGATTTAGAACATAAAGTTACTTTAAGCCACCCATCTTCTAGACCTATTTACATAGACATACATACCACAGACGGAACTGCAATTAGTCCAGAAGATTACCAAAGTTTTTATAAATCTTTAACCATTACCGAAACAACAGATCCTAATAACGCAAATACAGAAAGCACTTTTAATATTCCTACTTTTATAGACAATATAAACGAACCAGATGAATTTATAAACGTTGTCGGCGTTGTAGCGTCTGCTCATATTGGAGCGCAAGATTTAACTAAAACAGGTATAATTTTAGATATAAACCCAGACCCTAAAGTTATAATAGACAATGTTACTGTTATAGAAGGACGTACTTTAACTTTTACAGTTTCACTCGTAAATCCAGATTCGGATGAGTCAATGCAGAACTCTTTACCTATTAACTTTAATTTAGAAACGGTTAATGAAACAGCAAGTGATTTAGAAGACTATAATGCAGAATTTACCACCGCTTCCATACCCGCATTTGAAACATCTACAACTCAAGATGTAAAAACTATAGATGACACTATAAACGAAGATACAGAAACAATGCGCCTAGAGGTTAAAATAATATCTACAGGTGTTTCTAATCATTCATCAACCGTTTTTGGTACGGGAACTATAAAAGACAATGATTACCCAAATCTTTTTTCGCCAAATGGCGATGGAAAAAGTGACCTATATAAAATCTCTGGAATTGAAGAATATCCAAACTTTAGAATAACGATACTTGACCGTTGGGGAGGTCAAGTATTCGATTATAAAAACAATGGTAATGCAAATCCACTTTGGTGGGACGGAACCAACCACGGAAAACCTGTTACAGAAGGCATTTATTATTACTCTTTAGATTATAACGATGGTGTTACAAAACCTAAGAAAAGCTTTATCCAATTAATAAGATGA
- a CDS encoding nucleoside triphosphate pyrophosphohydrolase family protein, protein MKNKIAAVTEFHTAFKLNMNQKPIASIGKDRNTLRFNLMKEENEEYLEAAENNDLVEVADALGDMLYILCGTIIEHGMQDKIEEVFNEIQRSNMSKLGADGKPIYREDGKVLKGPNYFKPNIGAILDK, encoded by the coding sequence ATGAAAAACAAAATAGCAGCAGTAACTGAATTTCACACCGCTTTTAAATTAAATATGAATCAAAAACCAATTGCAAGTATTGGTAAAGATAGAAATACACTTCGTTTTAACTTAATGAAAGAAGAAAATGAAGAATATTTAGAGGCAGCAGAAAATAATGATTTGGTTGAGGTTGCAGATGCCTTAGGAGATATGCTGTATATTTTATGTGGCACAATTATAGAACACGGAATGCAAGATAAAATAGAAGAAGTGTTTAATGAAATTCAGCGTAGTAATATGAGTAAATTGGGTGCAGACGGTAAACCTATTTACAGAGAAGATGGTAAAGTGTTAAAAGGACCTAATTATTTTAAACCAAATATTGGTGCTATTTTAGATAAATAG
- a CDS encoding ABC transporter ATPase: protein MFVDYSTITEEAKVWVYPSSRKFYPNEIEGIESKLKDFLESWKSDDENFKASYQFLYNRFIVLFADDENSTLTNSDIDASVSFILELQQEHDVELLDKMNACFKQGEYVQYKDLKDFKKLLKNKAVTAKSIIFDNLITTKVDFDNNWEIPLEESWYNRYL, encoded by the coding sequence ATGTTTGTAGATTATTCCACAATTACCGAAGAAGCAAAAGTTTGGGTATACCCTTCTAGTAGAAAATTTTATCCGAATGAAATTGAAGGTATTGAAAGTAAATTAAAAGACTTTCTAGAAAGCTGGAAATCTGACGATGAAAACTTTAAAGCTTCCTACCAATTTTTATACAACAGATTTATTGTGCTGTTTGCAGATGACGAAAATTCTACGTTAACAAACTCAGATATAGATGCATCTGTTTCTTTTATCTTAGAACTTCAACAAGAACATGACGTAGAATTGTTAGACAAAATGAATGCTTGTTTTAAACAAGGAGAATACGTACAATACAAAGATTTAAAAGACTTTAAAAAACTACTTAAAAATAAAGCTGTAACAGCAAAAAGCATCATTTTTGATAATTTAATAACTACAAAAGTGGACTTTGATAACAATTGGGAAATTCCTCTTGAAGAAAGCTGGTACAATAGGTATTTATAA
- a CDS encoding thioredoxin family protein, with translation MKKIIKKSLENVLSYREYRDLVSNLLAEGKATGVNQSEALTNYSLLNDKRMKRLDKTIKISEETITKMQEINEPQTWLVLAEGWCGDAAQNLPVINKIAETNSLINLKLALRDEHEDLMNLFLTNGGKSIPKLIALDKDNNVINTWGPRPSEATKMVADYKAKHGVIDAPFKEGLQVWYNKNKGQNIQEDFIELATKSLAKEV, from the coding sequence ATGAAAAAAATTATTAAAAAAAGTTTAGAAAACGTATTATCTTATAGAGAATATAGAGATTTAGTAAGTAACTTATTAGCAGAAGGAAAAGCTACAGGAGTTAATCAATCTGAAGCTTTAACAAATTATAGTTTGTTAAACGATAAAAGAATGAAGCGTTTAGATAAAACAATAAAAATTTCTGAAGAAACAATAACTAAAATGCAAGAAATTAACGAGCCTCAAACTTGGCTAGTACTTGCAGAAGGTTGGTGTGGAGATGCTGCGCAAAACTTACCTGTTATAAATAAAATTGCAGAAACAAATAGTCTTATTAATCTTAAATTGGCTTTAAGAGATGAGCACGAAGATTTAATGAACTTGTTTTTAACTAATGGAGGTAAATCAATACCTAAATTAATAGCTTTAGACAAAGATAATAATGTAATAAATACTTGGGGACCTAGACCAAGTGAAGCTACAAAAATGGTTGCAGATTATAAAGCCAAACATGGTGTTATAGATGCTCCGTTTAAGGAAGGTTTACAAGTTTGGTATAACAAAAACAAGGGACAAAATATACAAGAAGATTTTATAGAACTTGCTACAAAATCTCTTGCAAAAGAAGTATAA
- a CDS encoding nuclear transport factor 2 family protein, producing the protein MKNYFLILVILISFFNCSVKKEVKDFRTIASIKTNANTLLDAWHKAASEANYEGYFGKMDSLSVFIGTDATENWSKTQFQKFSKPFFDKGKAWSFKPLERNIYVNEAKDFVWFDELLTTWMGTCRGSGVLEKKQNVWKIKHYVLSVEIPNNDIQAVILAKKKSDSIFLSTIN; encoded by the coding sequence ATGAAAAACTATTTTCTAATCTTAGTAATACTTATTTCTTTTTTTAACTGTAGCGTTAAAAAAGAGGTTAAAGATTTTCGAACAATTGCATCGATAAAAACCAATGCGAATACCTTATTAGATGCATGGCACAAAGCGGCTTCCGAAGCAAATTACGAAGGTTATTTTGGTAAGATGGACAGTCTTTCGGTTTTTATTGGCACAGATGCTACAGAAAACTGGAGTAAGACACAATTTCAAAAATTTAGCAAACCTTTTTTCGATAAAGGCAAAGCATGGTCTTTTAAACCTTTAGAAAGAAATATTTATGTAAACGAAGCCAAAGATTTTGTTTGGTTTGATGAGTTGTTAACAACTTGGATGGGGACTTGTAGAGGCTCTGGAGTTTTAGAAAAGAAGCAAAATGTTTGGAAAATTAAGCACTATGTTTTGTCTGTAGAAATACCAAATAATGATATACAAGCGGTTATTTTAGCAAAGAAAAAAAGTGATTCTATCTTTTTAAGTACAATTAACTAG
- a CDS encoding regulatory protein RecX yields the protein MIKKKSFTVDELKRKLENYCVYQDRCHKEVEQKMREFSLIPEAREMILLSLMKDNFLNEERFAKSYARGKFRIKSWGKQRIVRELKFRDISAYNIKTALKEIDANEYIKTIYRITENRNEVISEPNIYKRKKKLIDFLMRKGFENELIFKVVGEVVS from the coding sequence ATGATAAAAAAGAAATCTTTTACGGTAGATGAATTAAAACGCAAGTTAGAGAACTACTGCGTTTATCAAGATAGATGCCACAAAGAAGTGGAGCAAAAAATGCGTGAATTCAGCCTGATTCCTGAAGCTAGGGAAATGATTTTATTAAGCTTAATGAAAGATAACTTTTTAAATGAAGAACGTTTTGCTAAAAGTTATGCGCGCGGAAAATTTAGAATTAAATCTTGGGGAAAACAACGTATTGTAAGAGAGTTAAAGTTTAGAGATATTTCTGCTTACAATATAAAAACAGCTTTAAAAGAAATTGATGCAAATGAGTATATAAAAACAATTTACAGAATTACAGAAAATAGAAACGAAGTAATTTCTGAACCAAATATTTACAAGAGAAAGAAAAAGTTAATTGATTTTTTAATGCGAAAAGGTTTTGAAAATGAGTTGATTTTTAAAGTTGTTGGAGAGGTAGTTTCTTAG